A region of Silurus meridionalis isolate SWU-2019-XX chromosome 13, ASM1480568v1, whole genome shotgun sequence DNA encodes the following proteins:
- the cpt1b gene encoding carnitine O-palmitoyltransferase 1, muscle isoform, which yields MAEAHQAVAFQFTVTPEGIDLRLSREALKHIYLAGVTSWRKRAILFRNGIRMGVYPASPSSWLFVVIAIMSSMYARLDPSMGMINSIKKVLPASDRLTAQTQTVLSTILFATGLWFSLIMLLRYTLKLLLSYHGWIFEPHGKLSMSTKLWISLLKLFSGRRPLLYSFQGSLPRLPVPSIDDTIQRYLESVRPLLEDDRYKQMEIVANDFKKDQAPKLQKYLKIKSWWANNYVSDWWEEYIYLRGRGPIMVNSNFYTMDLLYMIPTHRQSARAGNVVHAILQYRRKLERGEHAPMRALGVVPMCSYQYERMFNTTRIPGIETDCIQHLRNRKHLVVYHRGRFFKVWMYYGGRHLLPAELEQQFQRILNDTTEPHAGELKLASLTAGNRVPWAKARHKYFSGGVNKTSLDAIETAAFFLTLDDEAHGYDAENPRSMDLYAKSLLHGKCYDRWFDKSFTLVVYKNGKIGVNTEHSWADAPIVGHMWEDILATDFLRLGYTEEGHCRGDINKELAPPTRLHWDIQKECQEIIEASYSVAKELSDDVDFCACLFEEFGKGLIKKCRTSPDAFIQLALQLAHYRDKGAFCLTYESSMTRMFREGRTETVRSCTIESTAFVRAMEDKTSTNEQRLALFRTAAEKHQNMYRLAMTGAGIDRHLFCLYVVSKLLDIKSPFLNQVLSEPWRLSTSQTPQQQLNLVDILKFPKYVGAGGGFGPVADDGYGVSYIIVGENLITFHISSKFSSPETDSHRFGRNIRQAMLDIRTLFNQKEKAK from the exons ATGGCAGAGGCGCACCAGGCGGTGGCCTTCCAGTTCACCGTCACACCAGAGGGTATTGACCTGCGTCTCAGCCGTGAGGCGCTCAAACACATCTACCTGGCTGGAGTGACGTCATGGAGAAAACGTGCAATTCTGTTCCGA AATGGCATCCGAATGGGGGTCTATCCAGCCAGTCCCTCAAGCTGGTTATTTGTGGTAATTGCGATAATGAGTTCCATGTATGCCAGACTGGATCCATCCATGGGGATGATTAACAGCATCAAAAAGGTTTTACCTGCAAG TGATCGTCTCACAGCTCAAACTCAGACGGTGTTGAGCACAATCCTGTTTGCCACAGGACTGTGGTTCTCTCTGATTATGCTGCTGCGATACACCCTGAAACTTCTGCTCTCCTACCATGGCTGGATCTTTGAGCCACATGGCAAATTGAGCATGTCTACCAAACTTTGGATA AGCCTGTTAAAGCTGTTTTCTGGTCGCCGGCCGTTACTCTACAGTTTCCAGGGCTCTTTGCCTAGGCTGCCCGTTCCCAGCATTGATGACACCATCCAGAGG TATCTTGAGTCAGTCCGCCCCCTACTGGAGGATGACAGATATAAACAGATGGAAATTGTGGCCAACGACTTCAAAAAGGACCAAGCCCCTAAACTACAAAAATATCTAAAGATAAAGTCCTGGTGGGCCAACAATTAT GTGAGTGACTGGTGGGAGGAGTACATCTACCTGAGGGGCCGGGGACCAATCATGGTGAACAGTAACTTCTACACCATG GATCTGCTGTACATGATCCCCACTCACAGGCAGTCAGCTCGAGCAGGAAACGTGGTCCATGCTATCCTGCAATATCGGCGCAAACTAGAGCGAGGAGAACATGCTCCg ATGAGAGCTCTAGGGGTGGTGCCCATGTGCTCCTATCAGTATGAGAGAATGTTTAACACCACTCGAATCCCTGGCATTGAAACAG ACTGTATTCAGCACCTGAGGAACAGGAAGCACCTGGTTGTGTATCACAGAGGACGCTTCTTTAAAGTGTGGATGTACTATGGTGGTCGTCATCTCTTGCCTGccgagttggagcagcagtttCAGCGTATTCTGAATGACACCACGGAGCCTCACGCTGGAGAACTCAAACTGGCCTCGCTCACTGCTGGGAATAG AGTCCCATGGGCCAAAGCACGACACAAATACTTCAGTGGTGGTGTAAATAAGACGTCTCTGGATGCCATCGAGACGGCTGCTTTTTTCCTCACTCTGGATGATGAAGCACATGGATATGACGCTGAAAATCCAAGGTCAATGGATCTCTATGCCAAGTCCCTTCTACATGGAAAGTGCTATGACAG GTGGTTCGATAAATCCTTCACCCTTGTTGTCTACAAAAATGGTAAAATAGGGGTGAATACTGAGCACTCATGGGCAGACGCTCCCATTGTTGGACACATGTGGGAG GATATTTTGGCTACTGACTTTCTCCGCTTGGGCTACACTGAAGAGGGACACTGCAGAGGAGACATTAACAAAGAGTTAGCTCCACCAACCAGGCTGCATTGGGACATTCAAAAAGAG TGTCAGGAGATTATTGAGGCATCGTATTCAGTAGCCAAGGAGCTCTCTGATGATGTGGATTTCTGTGCCTGTCTATTCGAGGAGTTTGGAAAAGGCCTGATTAAGAAATGCAGAACAAGTCCTGATGCTTTCATCCAACTAGCGCTACAGCTTGCTCACTACAGG GATAAAGGTGCATTCTGTCTTACGTACGAGTCCTCAATGACACGCATGTTCCGGGAGGGACGGACTGAGACGGTGCGCTCCTGCACCATAGAATCCACTGCCTTTGTACGAGCAATGGAGGACAAGACCTCCACG AATGAACAACGTCTGGCGCTATTCCGAACAGCAGCAGAAAAACACCAGAACATGTACCGTCTGGCCATGACAGGAGCTGGTATCGACCGCCATCTTTTCTGCCTCTACGTCGTCTCCAAATTACTGGACATAAAATCACCTTTCCTTAATCAA GTTCTTTCAGAACCTTGGCGTCTCTCCACCAGCCAGACGCCACAGCAACAGCTCAACCTTGTTGATATCCTGAAGTTCCCGAAATATGTAGGAGCAGGTGGTGGCTTTGGCCCT GTTGCTGATGATGGGTATGGAGTTTCTTATATTATTGTTGGGGAAAATctcatcacattccacatttccaGCAAGTTCTCCAGTCCAGAAACA GACTCTCATCGTTTTGGCCGGAACATCAGGCAGGCCATGCTGGACATAAGAACGCTGTTCAACCAAAAGGAGAAGGCCAAGTGA
- the sephs1 gene encoding selenide, water dikinase 1: protein MSVREAFNPESYELDKNFRLTRFTELKGTGCKVPQDVLQKLLESLQENHYQEDEQFLGAVMPRLGIGMDTCVIPLRHGGLSLVQTTDYIYPIVDDPYMMGRIACANVLSDLYAMGVTECDNMLMLLGVSNKLSEKERDKVMPLIIQGFKDAAEEAGTSVTGGQTVVNPWIVLGGVATTVCQPNEFIMPDNAVPGDVLVLTKPLGTQVAVAVHQWLDIPEKWNKIKLVVTQEDVELAYQEAMLNMARLNRTAAGLMHTFNAHAATDITGFGILGHAQNLARQQRTEVSFVIHNLPVLAKMAAVSKACGNMFGLMHGTCPETSGGLLICLPREQAARFCAEIKSPKYGEGHQAWIIGIVEKGNRTARIIDKPRIIEVAPQVATQNVNTTPGTTS, encoded by the exons ATGTCAGTGCGGGAGGCTTTTAACCCAGAGAGTTACGAATTGGACAAGAACTTCAGATTAACGCGCTTCACAGAGCTTAAAGGCACCGGCTGCAAAGTTCCTCAGGATGTACTTCAAAAACTTCTGGAGTCTTTGCAGGAGAACCATTATCAGGAGGACGAGCAGTTCCTTGGGGCCGTTATGCCCAGACTGG GCATCGGCATGGACACCTGTGTGATTCCTCTGAGACACGGCGGCCTTTCACTAGTACAGACCACAGACTACATCTACCCTATAGTGGACGACCCTTACATGATG GGCAGAATTGCATGTGCTAACGTCTTGAGTGACCTGTACGCCATGGGGGTTACCGAGTGTGATAACATGTTGATGTTGTTGGGTGTTAGTAACAAACTCTCAGAAAAG GAGAGGGACAAGGTGATGCCGCTTATCATCCAAGGTTTTAAGGATGCAGCAGAGGAGGCAGGCACCTCAGTGACCGGCGGTCAGACAGTTGTGAACCCCTGGATTGTACTTGGAGGCGTGGCCACAACAGTGTGCCAACCGAACGAGTTCATCAT GCCAGACAATGCAGTGCCAGGTGATGTGTTGGTTCTTACCAAACCTCTCGGCACTCAAGTAGCAGTCGCAGTGCACCAGTGGCTGGACATC CCAGAGAAATGGAACAAGATCAAGCTAGTAGTGACACAAGAGGATGTGGAGCTAGCCTATCAGGAGGCCATGTTAAACATGGCCAGGCTTAACAGAACAG CGGCAGGTCTGATGCACACGTTCAACGCACACGCGGCCACCGACATCACGGGCTTCGGCATTTTGGGTCATGCGCAGAACCTCGCCAGACAGCAGCGCACCGAAGTCTCCTTCGTCATCCATAACCTACCCGTCCTCGCCAAGATGGCTGCCGTCAGCAAAGCCTGCGGGAACATGTTCGGCCTAATGCACGGCACCTGCCCGGAGACCTCAG GAGGTCTGCTGATCTGTCTCCCGCGTGAGCAAGCCGCTCGCTTCTGCGCAGAGATCAAATCTCCAAAATACGGTGAGGGACACCAGGCCTGGATCATCGGCATCGTAGAGAAAGGCAACCGCACAGCCCGCATTATCGACAAACCCCGCATCATCGAGGTTGCACCCCAGGTGGCCACGCAGAACGTCAACACCACCCCGGGAACAACATCCTAA